One Rhodospirillaceae bacterium genomic region harbors:
- a CDS encoding TatD family hydrolase has translation MLVDSHCHLDFPDFQDDLEGVVGRAREAGVGHFLTICTHITKFDQVRAVAARFDDMHCTVGIHPHEAEHEPEVDQARLLEIATNDPKVVAFGETGLDFFYDHSPREIQERQFRTHIAAAREAQLPIVIHTRDADPEMTRILEEEMASGAFPGVIHCFSSGPELAEKAVELGLYISLSGIVTFKKAEDLRETARRVPLDRLLVETDSPYLAPVPKRGKRNEPAFVAHTAACVAELHGLTAADLATKTTENFFTLFSKAKA, from the coding sequence AGTCATTGCCATTTGGACTTTCCTGACTTTCAAGATGACTTAGAGGGCGTGGTCGGCCGCGCCAGGGAGGCTGGCGTAGGGCACTTCCTGACCATCTGCACCCATATCACTAAGTTTGATCAGGTTCGCGCGGTTGCGGCACGTTTTGATGATATGCACTGCACCGTTGGGATTCACCCCCATGAAGCTGAACACGAACCGGAGGTTGATCAGGCGCGGCTTCTAGAGATCGCGACAAATGACCCAAAAGTCGTGGCGTTTGGTGAAACCGGCTTGGACTTCTTTTACGATCATAGTCCGCGTGAGATTCAAGAACGGCAGTTCCGCACGCATATTGCCGCAGCCCGTGAGGCCCAACTTCCGATCGTCATCCATACGCGCGATGCGGACCCGGAAATGACGCGTATTCTGGAAGAGGAAATGGCTTCTGGCGCGTTTCCGGGGGTGATACATTGCTTTAGCTCTGGCCCGGAACTTGCTGAAAAAGCAGTAGAATTAGGTCTTTATATTTCCCTGTCCGGCATCGTGACGTTCAAAAAAGCCGAAGACCTCCGTGAAACCGCCAGGCGTGTGCCTTTGGACAGACTGTTGGTCGAAACAGATTCTCCCTACCTGGCACCTGTGCCTAAGCGCGGTAAACGCAACGAGCCTGCCTTTGTGGCCCATACGGCCGCCTGCGTGGCTGAATTGCATGGCCTAACCGCCGCGGACTTAGCCACCA